Sequence from the Ereboglobus luteus genome:
GGTGATGGCCGGCACATTGCCGGGAGGCGGCGGCTCGGAGATGGTGATTTCGAGTATCTTGGAATCGGAGCCGCCAAGATTGGTTTGCCGAGATGGTGACATTGCTCGTGCCGGCGGCTGTCGCCGTGCCGGAGATGACGCCGCTGGCGGTGTTGATACTCAGCCCCGAGGGTAAGCCAATCGCATCATAACTCGCGGGATTGTTGCTCGCGACGATGGTGTAAGTGAAGGCTTCGCCAATCGTGCCGCTCGCGTGAGCAGGCTGGTGATGACCGGCGGTCAGGAAGCGATGCGGTTATTTCCACGGTTATGGTGTTGGCGTCCTGGCCGAGAACAGCCGACACGCCCGTGCCCGAGTAAACCCAGGAAAGCGTCGGCGCGCCGGTGATGCCGCCGGCGGCGCGGAGCAACGTGTAGGTGCGGAAACGAGCAAGCCGCCCTCGGGGACGACCGGCGAGATGTCGAGTGTGGAACCAAGCGTGACGGAGCCCGCTACATCCATGCCGAGGAGCGAACCGGATGCAACCGCGGTGGACAAAAGCGTGGCGCCGTCGGCGTAAGTGACATTGCCGGCGACCGTGCCGGAACCGCCGAAGGCCGCGCTGGTGGAAACACTGACCGCGCTGGCACCGGCAAGCTGGCCGGTGACATGGAGCGCGCCGGCGCTGATGGTGGTCGCGCCGGTATAGGTATGGGCATTTGTGAGCGTGAGCATGCCCGTGCCGACTTTGGTGAGCGCGGCATTGGTCTCGATGGAACCGGCGTATGAAGTGTCGAGGTTTTTGCCGCCAATCTCATAGGTGACAAGTCCGTTGCTTCCGCCAAGAAGTTTTGCACTCGCACTCGATCCGGCGAGAGAACCGATGGCCATGGTGTTTCCATACGAAGCCGTGTTCGGCAAAAGACCCACGGAGCCATCAATGACAAGAGCGGTGTTTGTCCAGCTCGTTCCCGGAACGGCGACCGGCTGGGCGGAAGAAAGTTTGTTCAAACCTATGCGCGCGGTGCCCGAACCGGCCAAGCGCAATTCGCCGCTGAATCCAGTGAAGTCGTTTTGAAAATCCCCGGGAAACCGTGGTATTGATATTCAGAATCAAGGTTCCGGAACCAAGCACACCACCGTTGAGTGCAAAACGGTTTGGCGTGGTGATCTCGCCCGTCACTCCCGCCGGCACGGTGAAAGATTGATCGAGGTTTGGCTGGTTGCTGTTTGACGCCGCGGTGAGCGAATAGGTTCCGCCGGCGAAGACGATCGGTCCCGTGCACATGACGATATTTGATGCCGGGGCATAGTTCGGAATATGCCTGCCTCAATGGTGACCGTGCCGCTGAAGCCGGTATTCGTCGCCGAAAAAATAAGCGCGCCCATGCTGCTTTGCGCAGAGGAATATTGCCGTTGATGCCAAAGCCCGATGCGGGCGCAAAGGTCAGATCGCGTGTCACATCAACCGTGATCGCCGAGGGTGTAACCGCGCCGGGGATGTTGATGGTGTCGGTCGTCGAGGTATTGTCGAAAGTGACGGCCGTCGCCAGCGGCGAAGGCTGCGGGAGCAGCACCGTTGATCCAGTTGGATGTGGGGTGTCCCAGTTGCCATCGACATCGCCCGTCCAAACAAGATCCGCGGCCTTCAATCCCGCTTGGAAACAACCAAGCGCCACGGCAAACGAGCTCACGATCATGCGCAGGCGTTTTTGGTGTGAGGCGGTCGCAACGTGTCTGAACGTGCGTGTCGGATGGATGGGTTCGTTGTGCATGGATTTGTGAAATGGGGACATGGCGAACTAAAACGTGAAAGGGGAATGGCAGGGTTGGGTGCAGTATTTGCTTAGGATACCAAATGAAGTAAGAGATACCGCATCCCTATTTTTAGGGATCTTGCCGATGATTTTTTTATTTAGTCCGCACCCAGGGCAGCACGCCTAAAATAATCCATGGAAAAACACTGCAAAATTATGCTATCATTGCGGCACTT
This genomic interval carries:
- a CDS encoding autotransporter-associated beta strand repeat-containing protein, coding for MNKLSSAQPVAVPGTSWTNTALVIDGSVGLLPNTASYGNTMAIGSLAGSSASAKLLGGSNGLVTYEIGGKNLDTSYAGSIETNAALTKVGTGMLTLTNAHTYTGATTISAGALHVTGQLAGASAVSVSTSAAFGGSGTVAGNVTYADGATLLSTAVASGSLLGMDVAGSVTLGSTLDISPVVPEGGLLVSAPTRCSAPPAASPARRRFPGFTRARACRLFSARTPTP